GACACAAGGAGGTGGAGCTGTGATCCGCCTCGCGACTCCGCTGACCGATGCCGACGCGGAGAAGCTCTCCGCCGGCGACCAGGTGCTCCTCTCCGGAGCCGTGTACACGGCGCGCGACGCGGCCCACGCCCGGCTCGTGGAGCTCGTGCGGGAGGGGAAGCCTTTGCCCTTCGACCTCCGGGGGCAGGTGATCTACTTCGTCGGTCCCACCCCCGCGCCGCCCGGCCGTCCCATCGGCTCTGCGGGGCCGACGACCTCGTACCGCATGGATCCCTACAGCCCGGTCCTCATTGGCCTCGGCCTCAAGGGCATGATCGGCAAGGGCAAGCGCTCCGTCGAGGTCGTCGAGGCCATGAAGCAGCACAAGGCGGTGTACTTCGGCGCCACGGGCGGCGCCGCCGCGCTCATCGCCCAGCGGATCGTGGCCTCGGATCTCGTGGCCTACGAGGACCTGGGCCCCGAGGCGATCCGGCGGCTCCAGGTCGTGGACTTCCCCGCCACGGTCCTCATCGACTGCCGTGGCGGCGACGTGTACGCGGAAGGGCGGAAGAAATACGCCAAGGCGGGGTAGGCGGAGGACGCCGGGGTTTTGGACAGGATGACAGGATGTGCAGGATGGGGTGGATGGAAATCGTTGTTCGGTTTGGGGCGCGTTAACCACGAAGACACGAAGACACAAAGAGGATCACGGCGCAGAGGGTGGGCTTGGAAAGTAAATAGACGAGACGCCTTTGGCGCACTGGAAGTTCTTGGTGTCTTCGTGTCTTTGTGGTTGTATCATCCTGTGGTTGTATAATTGGCGCCTTCCATCCTGCCCACCCTGTTATCCTGTCAAATGGGTTTTTCGTCCGGAAAAGGGAACCGACATGCGCGTGAAGCTCGACGGGGACAAGGTTCGGAACGACCGGATCAAGAAGGTGGAGGAGATCTCCTGCCAGAGCGTGTACCGGTGCTACCAGTGCGGCAAGTGCTCCGCCGCGTGCCCGGCTACGCCCGAGATGGACATGCTCCCCAACCAGGTGATCCGCTATCTACAGCTCGGGATGGACGAGAAGGTCTTCGCCGCCAACACCCCGTGGATTTGCGCCTCCTGCCTCCAGTGCATGAGCGTGTGCCCCAAGGGGGTGGATCTCGCGCGGATCATGGAGGCGATTCGGATGCTCCAGCTCCGCAAGGGAAAGAACGAGATCGAGATCCGCAAGTTTCCCAAGGAGTACCTTGAAAAGGCGCCCCAGATCGCGTTCATCAGCGGGTATCGGAAGTTCTTGTCGTTGAGTTAGATATTGGCGCGTTGCTCGTTGTTTGTTGCGCGTTGGAGAATGGATACAGATCAACCCGCAACCCCCAACCCGCAACGCGCAACACGCAGAGGTTCCCATGAACTACCAGTACTTCCCCGGCTGCACCCTCTACACGAAGGGCAAGAGCCTGGACGAGGCGGGAAAGAGGGCGGGCGAGAAGCTCGGCTTTACCCTCGAGGAGATGCCCTACTGGACGTGCTGTGGGGCGACGTTCCCCCTGGCGGAAGACTACGACATGGCGCTCGCCTCCCCCACCCGGGTGCTGGCCCGGGGCCGGAAGGCCGGGGAGAAGCTCGTCACCCTGTGCGCCGTGTGCCACAACGTCTTGAAACGCACCAACCACG
This Thermodesulfobacteriota bacterium DNA region includes the following protein-coding sequences:
- a CDS encoding Fe-S-containing hydro-lyase, with amino-acid sequence MIRLATPLTDADAEKLSAGDQVLLSGAVYTARDAAHARLVELVREGKPLPFDLRGQVIYFVGPTPAPPGRPIGSAGPTTSYRMDPYSPVLIGLGLKGMIGKGKRSVEVVEAMKQHKAVYFGATGGAAALIAQRIVASDLVAYEDLGPEAIRRLQVVDFPATVLIDCRGGDVYAEGRKKYAKAG
- a CDS encoding 4Fe-4S dicluster domain-containing protein, which translates into the protein MRVKLDGDKVRNDRIKKVEEISCQSVYRCYQCGKCSAACPATPEMDMLPNQVIRYLQLGMDEKVFAANTPWICASCLQCMSVCPKGVDLARIMEAIRMLQLRKGKNEIEIRKFPKEYLEKAPQIAFISGYRKFLSLS